ATTCTCTCTTTGGAAGGTTTGAAGGTGAAGTTGAAGCAAAAGAAGGTGCATTGGTTGTTGATGGCAAAGAGATAAAGATATTCGCTGAAAGAGACCCTGAAAACCTGCCCTGGAAAGAGTTAGGGGTAGACGTAGTAATTGAAGCAACCGGTCTTTTCAGGGACAGAGAAAAGGCATCCAAACATATTAAAGCAGGAGCTAAAAAGGTAGTTATTTCTGCACCTGCTAAAAACGAAGACATTACAATAGTCATGGGAGTTAATGAAGACAAGTATGACGCTGAGAACCATCATATTATTTCAAATGCTTCATGTACAACAAACTGTCTTGCTCCATTTGCAAAGGTACTTAATGATGAATTTGGTATCGTGAAAGGCTTGATGACAACAGTTCACGCATACACAAATGACCAGAAAATATTGGACCTTCCTCATAGTGATTTAAGAAGGGCGAGAGCTGCTGCACTTTCAATGATACCTACAACTACAGGGGCAGCAAAAGCAGTTGCGTTAGTTCTTCCTGAGCTAAAGGGGAAATTGAACGGTTTTGCCATGAGAGTTCCTACACCTACTGTTTCAGTAGTTGATTTGGTTGCAGAATTAGAAAAGGAAGCGACTGTTGAGGAGATCAACGCAGCCTTTAAGCAAGCAGCCGAAGGAAGTATGAAGGGAGTATTGGGCTTTAGCGAAGAGCCGTTAGTATCCATCGATTACAAAAAGGATGCAAGGTCTTCAATAGTTGATGGGTTGTCCACAATGGTGATTGAAGGAAACATGGTAAAGGTACTTTCTTGGTATGATAACGAGTGGGGCTATTCAAATAGGATAATTGATCTTGTAAGCTATATAGCCAGCAAAGGACTTTAATAATAAAAGGTCCGGTTTTATAGGACCGGGCCTTTTAAAATGCTATTTAAGAGGTGATTATGGTGAACAAAAAAACTGTAGAAGATATTGATGTTAAAGGTAAAAGGGTGTTGGTGAGAGTTGACTTTAATGTCCCTCTTGACGAAAACAAGAATATAACTGATGAAACTAGAATAAAAGCGGCTATTCCTACTATAGATTATCTGTTGAAGGGCGGGGCAAAGGTTATACTGATGTCCCATTTAGGAAGGCCAAAGGGTGAGTTTGATCCAAAATACAGTTTGTCCCCTGTTGCTAAAAGATTATCCGAACTATTAGATGCAAAGGTTACATTTTTAAATAAGGCTGTGGGAGAGGAAGTAAACAAAGCAGTGATGAGCATGAATCAAGGGGAAGTAATACTGCTGGAGAATGTACGTTTTTACAAGGGAGAAAAAAAGAATGACCCGGAATTTGCCAAACAGCTATCGGATTTAGGGGAAATATATGTAAACGATGCCTTCGGAACAGCTCATAGAGCTCATGCTTCAACAGAGGGTGTTGCAAAATATCTTCCTGCAGTGGCAGGATTTTTGATAAAAAAAGAGTTAGAAGTAATGGGAAATGCTCTTGCCCAACCACAGAGGCCTTTTGTAGCTATATTAGGGGGTGCCAAGGTTTCAGATAAAATAGGAGTGATAGAAAACCTGATAGATAAGGTTGATACTCTGATAATAGGCGGAGGTATGGCGTATACATTTTTGAAAGCAAAAGGATATAATGTAGGAAACTCATTATTAGAACAAGACAAAGTCAAGCTGGCAGGGGAGCTGATGAAAAAGGCGAAGGATAAAGATGTAAAATTATTGATCCCTGTGGATACGGTAGTGGCTCAAGAGTTTAAGCCGGATGCACATCACAAAACAGTGGATTCTGACAATATAGAAGATGGATGGGAAGGCCTGGACATCGGTGAAAAGACTAGAGACATATTTACACAGGAGATTAAAAATGCTAAAACTGTGATATGGAATGGACCTATGGGTGTTTTTGAAATGCCTGCATTTGCAAAAGGAACTGAAGCTATGGCCCAGGCGTTGAGCCAGTGCGATGGGATTACCATTATAGGAGGAGGAGACTCTGCTGCAGCGGTTACACAGCTGGGATATGCGAACAAAATGACGCATATTTCAACAGGAGGAGGAGCATCGTTGGAATTCCTTGAAGGTAAGGTATTACCTGGTGTAGCAGCGCTGCAAGAAAAGGATATGTGAGGGGGAACTTGTAATGAGAAGGCCTGTAATAGCAGGAAACTGGAAGATGAATAAGACCGTTGATGAAGCGATCCAGTTGGTAAATGATTTAAAAGAAAGGGTTAAAGGAGCAGAGGCTGAAGTAGTGATTTGTCCTACCTTTGTTTGTCTTCAGCCGGTTAAAGAAGCGCTCAAAGGTACAGATATTAAGATAGGTGCACAAAATATGCATTGGGAAGAAAACGGCGCATTTACCGGAGAGGTATCTCCTACAATGCTAAAGGAGCTAGGCATAGATTATGTAATAATAGGTCACTCGGAGAGAAGACAATACTATGCGGAGACTGACCAGACGGTAAACAAGAAAATATTATCTGCATTTGAACATGATATTATCCCCATACTATGTGTAGGAGAGACCCTTGAACAGAGAGAAAAAGGCGAAACCAAGTCTGTTGTTGAAAGGCAGACTCAAAAAGCTCTGCAGGGGCTCACCGCTGAACAGACCAAGGGCATGATAATTGCATATGAGCCTATATGGGCGATTGGAACCGGAAGGACAGCTTCTTCGCAGGACGCAAATGAGGTAATAGGTTTTATCAGAGAGACGGTATCAGAGATGTTTGGAAACGATGTGGCGGCGAATATCAGAATACAGTATGGTGGAAGCGTTAAGCCTTCAAATATAAAAGAGCTTATGAGTATGCCCCATATTGACGGAGCTTTAGTAGGAGGAGCTAGCCTCAATGCCGAGGACTTTGAAGGAATTGTTAATTTTTAAGGAGGGCATCATGGCAAAAGATACAACAGCA
This genomic window from Clostridia bacterium contains:
- the gap gene encoding type I glyceraldehyde-3-phosphate dehydrogenase, producing MAVKVAINGFGRIGRNAFKVGMAKYKDEIEFVAINDLTDAGTLAHLLKYDSLFGRFEGEVEAKEGALVVDGKEIKIFAERDPENLPWKELGVDVVIEATGLFRDREKASKHIKAGAKKVVISAPAKNEDITIVMGVNEDKYDAENHHIISNASCTTNCLAPFAKVLNDEFGIVKGLMTTVHAYTNDQKILDLPHSDLRRARAAALSMIPTTTGAAKAVALVLPELKGKLNGFAMRVPTPTVSVVDLVAELEKEATVEEINAAFKQAAEGSMKGVLGFSEEPLVSIDYKKDARSSIVDGLSTMVIEGNMVKVLSWYDNEWGYSNRIIDLVSYIASKGL
- a CDS encoding phosphoglycerate kinase, producing MVNKKTVEDIDVKGKRVLVRVDFNVPLDENKNITDETRIKAAIPTIDYLLKGGAKVILMSHLGRPKGEFDPKYSLSPVAKRLSELLDAKVTFLNKAVGEEVNKAVMSMNQGEVILLENVRFYKGEKKNDPEFAKQLSDLGEIYVNDAFGTAHRAHASTEGVAKYLPAVAGFLIKKELEVMGNALAQPQRPFVAILGGAKVSDKIGVIENLIDKVDTLIIGGGMAYTFLKAKGYNVGNSLLEQDKVKLAGELMKKAKDKDVKLLIPVDTVVAQEFKPDAHHKTVDSDNIEDGWEGLDIGEKTRDIFTQEIKNAKTVIWNGPMGVFEMPAFAKGTEAMAQALSQCDGITIIGGGDSAAAVTQLGYANKMTHISTGGGASLEFLEGKVLPGVAALQEKDM
- the tpiA gene encoding triose-phosphate isomerase yields the protein MRRPVIAGNWKMNKTVDEAIQLVNDLKERVKGAEAEVVICPTFVCLQPVKEALKGTDIKIGAQNMHWEENGAFTGEVSPTMLKELGIDYVIIGHSERRQYYAETDQTVNKKILSAFEHDIIPILCVGETLEQREKGETKSVVERQTQKALQGLTAEQTKGMIIAYEPIWAIGTGRTASSQDANEVIGFIRETVSEMFGNDVAANIRIQYGGSVKPSNIKELMSMPHIDGALVGGASLNAEDFEGIVNF